AAGTTATCCCCTCCTGCCCATGTGCACAGCCTGGCTCCAGGACAGGGAATAAGGCACGGCCAGGCTGAGCCGAGCAACATCCTATCCCAGCGAGAGACCCCGGGCTGGGGTGACCTCTGTAAGTGCCTTGGCCACAGCCCTGCTGTCCCAGTAGCATCCCCACCACGGGTTTGGGATCAGCATCGACCCACGCATGAGTGCCTTTGCCCCTGGCAGCCTGCTGAGGTTGCTTGGCTCATTCCCCAATCATTCCTGCCACCAGGACTCACCTCCCCATCTCCACCAGGATCAGCAGCTCCTTCTTCTCTGGGGTCTCCGCAGGGGGAACCAGACCTGCATTGGGGTGAGAAGTAGAGGGGTCAGAGCCATGCACGGCCACCCACCACATGGTGCCTGTCCCGGGCTGCAGCACGGCACTCACGGAGCTCCTGCAGCCGCCGGAGGTTGATGCTGTCCTCAGCCCCGTCGTCCTCGGCGGGGCAGATGAAGAGGTGGGCTTTCTGCAGGATGAAGAAGGCCTGCTGCCACCGCTCGGGGTTGAGCATGCACTTGTAACGCAGCTGGCCCACGCGCTGGAACTCGTAGCCCAGCAGGCAGTGGCAGCTCACGGGCGTGAACCACTGCAGGACAGAGCAAGAGACGAGCCGGGTAAAGACAGGGCTCGGCCCCGAGCGCAGACCCCCACGAGGATGGGAGCCcctgcaaagggaaggagggtgCTTGCCACAGAGGATGAAGAGcatggggagctgggaggaatCACAACGGGGAAGTGGGGAACAGAGCCCAGAGACCCACCAGCAGCacggggtgctggggctggctcACCTTGCCAATGGCGCTGGCCCAGGCTTGCAGCGTCTCAGGCCCATCGgttcccagctgctgcacttTTTCCCCGGTGAGGAAGAGCTCGAGGGTGAAGCGAAACCTGCAGAGGACGAACCAGCCCATCAGGGCAGCCCCCTACCCCAAACCTGCACCCAGAGCCAGACCAGACCGTTGCACCAAGCAGGGAGCAATGCCTGTCCCTGCTCTCTGCGTGCCCACAGGCTCTCTGAGCAGGCAGTGGGGGCACGGCTGGGGGTACCTTTCAgtggggccggggctggcgAGCGCCTGGGCTCTGTTGACACCCAGGGAGATGAGGTCCCCGCTCTCAATGTGGCCCAGGGGCTCAGTGCATTTCTCCGTCTCGAAGAAGAGCAGGGCTCTCTCCAGGGAGCACCACGTGCGCTGGAAGTCTGAGGGACCGGGGAGTCAGCAGCACCGGGGTGGGCACCCCGCCGGCTGCCCTCCCATGCTCCCCACGCTTACCCTCTTTGCTCTTCCTGGCACCTGGGAGCTTGGGGGGGCTGTGGCCCGGTACAGGTACCCGCTGTGTGTCACCGGCTGCGTGATCTCGTTGTAGACGCCCTCCGGACCCGGTTCCCTTGCGCGGGGGCTCCCTGTGGGGAACAGCGCTGAAAGCGGGGCGGGAGCAGGCACCCACCAAAGCGTGGGTACGGGAGGGGCAGGGAGACCCCACTCATGCAGGTGTAGGCAAGGGGGTGTGCCAGGCATGGGGTTCCCTGAAAAGGGGCTCCAGAGGAACCCGCTGCCTTGCCCCATCCCAAAAGAGGGGTGCAGTGCGGCAGGCGGGTCCCCCAAGGAGCCACAGCACTTGATGccctggctgtccccagcctTGGGGCGTGCTGTGGGGGGCAGCGGCAGTGGCAAGGAGGAAGCCCCCCCCTCACAGCCAGATGGGGCTCAAGGGTCCTGGTTACCTGAACTGTTTCTGGGCCTTTTGCTCTCCGATCCCCACCAAAGGTCGGCCCCTGGGGCCACCTCGCAGGCGACAGGGTCAGCCGCCAGCCCAGCCTCCGAGGACGCGAAGAACTGCAGGATGGTCTTGAGCAGGGCTGGTCCTGCCACCGCAGTGCACAGTGCCTGGGATGAGACAGGTGCCTGTAGGGACCACGTCCTGGCTCACGGAgacccccagcctgctgccaggGGTGCTCGAAGGCAGGCAAAGTGGAGCACAACCTCCCACCTGAGCCCCTAGAACTGCCTGGCACGAGGGTGCGGGCGCATGCAGCCAAGCAGGAGGTGTTGGCATCTCAGACCCAGAGGTCTGGGATGGTTCCCAGCATCCCAGcatcctgcctgcaccctgaGGTGGCCCCTACCTGGAGCACGTCCTCCTGAGTGGCATAGTGGGGATGGGGCAGGCGGTACCGTCCCTCTCGGTACTTGCGGGAGATGAAGTCCCGTCTCTGCTCGGTGCTGGCATCTGGGTAGAGGGCCTCAGCAGCGGGGAGGCGAGCGGCCCAAAATCGGTTGGCTCGGTCATTTCCCAGGACGATGAAGAGCTGCAGGAGAGTCCTGTGGTCATGGCGAGCACCAGGGCcagccaggaggagcaggatgCCTGGCGTCCCTGCATCCCGGGGGAGACCgtggggctgctgccctgcccagaGAAGCAGCCTGGCCCCTGAGCATGCCATGCCAGCCCCAGCGCCCTGCCCTGAGTGCCTCTACCTGCACGATTTCATTGGACCAGATGCTGGTGTCAAGCTTCAGACTTTGGACCTTGGAAATGTTGGAGCCCAGGCTGCGGTGCTGCCCTGCGGGGAGCAGGAGAGTGAGCACCCCTTGATCCTGCCAGGGGAACCAGTACCCAAGTTGCACCCATACTCCagccagcaccctgcctgcccaggcagGCCCAGCCCACACCTACCAGGACCCCCATGTGCCCCCCAGGGAGATGTACTGGCCTGCACACTGCTTGCAGATGACCACGCACAGGTTGATGGATGCCCAGTCGGGACTTGGAGCCCAGCAGTCCGCACAGTATTTGTTGGCTTTGTTGGACCAGATCTTCTCTGCCACCTCATAGTCGTAGAGCATCTCGGCTATGGCCTCCTGCAGGGCCTCCATCCACTCCCGCTTCTCCCGCTCCGACTCTGCCACGAAGCTATAAGCACCAGCACAGACAAAACTCAGGGGCTTGGAGCAACCAGCACCTGGGTCCAGCGCCCGGCTGCTCCCCCCACCTCATCCCACCCAGACACCTGGCATACCTGAATATTTTGAAGGGGGTGATGAGCTCAAAGCCGCGGTTCTTGGCTTCGCGGATGGTGGAGCCACGCATCTCAATCAAGCAGATGCCAATGCCCATTTTAAAGAACTGCAATTCAGAGTGACACTGGTGTTGGCTCTGCAGCGCTGTGGCCACGGTGGACACACCACCCCAGACATGCCTGtgatgctggggctggagccagggagcTGTGTCCGGCACCCCCAGCATCCCATCCCTGCTTTGCCTGGACAAGCCAGACCCAGTATCTTGCCACATCTCTCAGCCATCTCATGTGGGCTGACATAAAGCATCCTGCAAACATGTTATGCCTTAAAGTGAAAGGCAAGTTCTGCCCACAGCCCCTGAAACCTGGCCATTCAAGTCCCTCTGTTTTGGGGATTTGAGTCCACACTGAGTCAGGCACCCTCATATAGCAAGTGTTAACTTGAGCAAAACCCACAGAGGCTTGATGCTGCTTAGTGCATGCCAGGCAAACTGGAAATgaggtgactggaaaaaaaaaaggggtgcCGAGAAAATTCAGCAGGCAGGAGTTGGGGAGTTCtgtgggcagcaggcagggtgtGACGGGCCGGCAGAGACCTGCTGCCTCCCGTGGGCCAAGCCCGTGTTGCAGCAGGTATGTTTGCTCGTGATTTCGTGGTCATTGATCCCCCTGTCCTGTGATGGATTGGGACGCTTTGGTGCGACTAAGACCTAAGTGCCTGGCAGAGATGAAGATAATTTGGTGATAGCAAGGAGACTGGGAGGGGTCCACTCCTGGTACCTGCTGCATCTCCAAGCCCAGGCTCCCACTACTGCTGCCCTGTGCAGGATCTCCAGCTTCCTGCTCTGCcattccctttctcctgcccgtccttttcctctctgctttccctttggCACAGCCCCTGGCTaagctccctccatccctccatcgCTCTCATCCCATCTGCCATTGGCACAGCCCTCTGTGCCAGCGGGGTGTCTGGTCCGGCCACGAACCTGCTCGCTCTTGTACAGCCACATCTCGGGCAGGCTCAGGGCTGCGAACACCTTGGACTTCTGGCCCTTCAGCTCCAGGGTGCCTGACTTCTGGCAGTGAGCGGTGTtggcgggccggggccgggaccccAGCAGGCGCTGGTCTGTCACTTTCTGCTGCAGTGTGGAGCACCACTCATTCCGCTGGGCTGGGGACCAAGCATGAGGGAGCGGGTCTGAGCCCTTCCCAACAGCCCTGGCATCCATGCAGAGGACCCGGCAGGCATGGCAGGGCAGAGTTCCCCTCGTTCATTGTGGCCGGATGTTTTGGGGATGGGGTGAGAGCTGCCTCTGGGATGCTctggctggaggagggaggcgGGGGTGATTCCTTGGGGACTGGCGGGCCCTGACCCGGGTTTTCGCTTACCCTCATTCTCAGCGCGGAAGACGAAGATCCGGTGGCTGGTGAAGACCTGGAACTTGTTGTCCTTGGTGGAGCGAGCCATCTCGATCACGGACAGCGGGATCACTCCCTTGGGGTAGGGCTCCTGGAACGAGCCCCAGGCAGGGTTACCCCCCTTTGCCCTTCCTGCGGGCCACCTCCACAACCCGGCCACCCCAGCACCTGCCTTGCCGGGCATGCTGGCACCATAACCATAGGGGTAAGGGGATGTGGCAGGGATGCCTGCAAGCTCTTGCAATAGTGGCTGCTCCGGGGCCATGCATGCTACCTGCTTCTGCATGGGTGCCACGGATGTGGGGCCAGCCCAGCCAGCTGTGCTGTGGGACTGGGGCAGCAGTGCCTGTCACCCCAGGTGGTGTGGCAGccaccagcaccctgcagcaggcCTAACGGGGCCATGCAGAGCCCCCACGGAAGGACAAGAGGATGTAGGACAGGAAAGGGTTGTTGACTCATCCCACGCACCTAACCCACAGTGCCAACACCCACAGCAAGAAAAGCTCCTCTATGCAGCACATCCTCCACATCCCCcaggtgctgggctgggtgctgcctCGTAGCACAGCCTGAGGGACACCAGCAGCCGGGCAGGAGCTGAGGATTCAGGTAAGGATGGGTCCGTGGCTGGGACCCAGAGATCCCCCATTTGCAGTCTGCCCCAGGGCTTGTGAGCCAGCAGGACCCTCCTCGCCTGCTCCCTGTTGGCAGAGGGACCCTTGCTACCCTGGGCTTCCTACGGTGTGAGGCTGTGTTCAGAGCCCCCAGGCACAAGTGCCACGGCTGCTCCACCCTGGCGATGGTAAAGCAGTGCTGGTTCCTTACAGAAGGACAAGGGGAGGCAAAGGGGATACGGCAGCTCACGTGGTGTCAAGGCACCCTGCTTAAGCGGCACGATGCAGcctccccaccctgcctgcagGAGCCCCTTCCTACCTTCTCACTGCTGAAGTACATCAGGTTCTTCCCGTCGAAACGGACGTAACGCCTCTGGAAGACATAGTTCCTGTTGGGATGGCAGAAAAATGGGGCTGTTGGGAAGGGGACGATCCCCCTGAGGACCCCACATCTGCACACAGACCCCCCCCTTCTCCCAAGGATGGCTGCACAGAGACCcttgcagcacagctggggcaaCCAAGAGGGTCCTCCTccgcaggaggaggaggtctgGCTGCCCCAGTAGCCTGGTGACTGGTGTGCCCACCTCACCAGCCTTGCCCAAGGGGGCTTTACTATGGGGACTGTCCCACGGGTGGGCACATACCCCTGTGGGGAGAGCTTGTCCAGCCAGCCGCTGAGCATGGTGGGTCGGGGCTCGGAGAGCGACGTGAAGCTGGCATAAGGGGAGATGGTGAGGTCATCCAGGACCTCATCTGGGTAGAGATGGGCTGGCAGGCTGAACGGGGTGCCCTCGGCCCGTGGTGCCTCCACAGTGGAGTACCCCTCTGTGTCGTTCTGGACGATGCGGTCGATGAGCCGGGACCGGGTCTCCTCATCCTCACTCCTTCCCTCGCTGCTGCTGCACTCGCTGCTCGTCCTGTGAGAAATGGGGCTGTGAGGGAGCCCGGCTGCAGCAGCACCGCTGCTTACTGTGCGGGGTCCCGGTCTATGCCATCCCATTTGGGGATGTCTCGCACTGCTCCTGGCCCCGTCCTGAGCTCCTCAGGGCACCCAGTGACGTGGGTGTTTGCATCTCCATGAGCAGGGTGGGGCAAAGGCTCAGCGCTTATGAGCCCCATGGCCACCAGCAGCCCAAGGCTCAGCCAGTCCTACAGGATGGCAAGCCTGGGGGTAGCTGGCAAAATGGGCTTCCCCACCTCTGGGGTAATACCGCACAGGCCACCACACATCTCCAAACCCCTGGCAtcacctctttcccttcttccctccacaGGCAGCAAACCGAAGCCAGGCAGCTCCCCAGTCCCAcgtcctgctccctgctctaCACCCACCCCAGCTACCTCCTCACCAGGGGTCTCAGCCTGCCCTCTCCCTTTACCCCTCCAGTGTTCACGGCACCGGGAAGGTCCTTCTGCCGTGACACCCTCCCGCCTGCTCTTGTGTCTAGCCAAAATGTTTCGCAAAGGGATTGGGATGGACAGATGGGCCGGTGGAGCTCCTGCATCCATCTCCTTTTCTTGGGTAGCGATGCTAAAACCGCCAGCCAGGCCTGGTGAGACTATCCAGCCAtaacaataaaaggaaattataaaaataaactgctaagcctgccccttcccctcagCCCTCTCAgccagacatttttctttccctgaaaagGAAATGTGCTGGAAAATGTCTGACGGTCCCAGGAGCTCACAGGGGAGCTGCCCAGGTGCAATGGTGACGGGCAGGAAGAGAGTCACAGCAGCCGGGACaccccagcaccagcaggaGAGCACCCGTGCCACTGGGTCACTCGTGGCATCCAGTGCCAGGAtgaagagaaggctccaagAAAGGCAGCGAGGACGATCCAAGCCCTGTCACAGCTTCTGTCTGAGGAGCACCTGAGCAAGCTGGGCATCTCCGGGGGAAAGGGTGAGTGATGGGGGCAGGTTTCTGAAGTTGTGAGCAGCATGAGGAGGGCAGAAAGGCATCTCCTGGCCACCACTGCTTCAGTCACAGGAGCTGGGTGACATCAGATAAAGCCAGCAGGAGCAAGGTGCAGAACCACACGGGAAAGGAGCGGCTGACCTGTGGGACTCCTCGCCATGGGATGTTGTAGAAGGAGAAATTTGTGGAGGAGAAACCCACTGGGGGGTACTGAATATGAGAAACCACCTCCAGCACAAGTCCATGTGCTAGAAATGGTTTTGGATGAGGAGAATGACCCCAAACACCTCCCCTCATCATAAATTCTCCAAACACCTGGTTTTGAGCACTGCGTCATCGTAGGAGCCAAGGCAGCGCATGGACCAGTGCCTTGACCCTCGACAGGCACCTTAGGAGGCCGTCGGACATCAGATGTCCCTGAACCGTGTGGGACAGAAGCAAGACCTGAAGTCTGGCTGGGAGGATGTTGGGCTGGAGCCACCGAGGCTAGGGGTTGGCTCCAGAGAAGTGGGATGGTGTATGGGGCTGAGGAGGTGGGTGGAAAGGGAAAATGCCCTATTTGGCTCCAGTGTCTGCAAGAAAGACGAGAAATGGCCATGGGTGGCTTGGAGGCTCAGAGCACAACAAAAATTGCTGTTTAATTAGCATAACAGAGCCTTGGCAGGGTGATTCATCTGGCTGGAGTCCCAGGCAAGTGTCCAGCTTCTTCAGGAGGGACTGGCCAGGGAGTGGGGTGGCTGGAGGACTCTGTACATCATAGGCGGACATCAGCCTTGAGTGCCAGAGCTGAGTGGGAGACAGACCTGCTGAATGGGTCAGGGcaagagaaaaaggggaaaaatccatGACAGCCCCTTCCAGAGCCATGATTTACAGCCACTGAAACCACGAAGAGCTGGAGGACAAGCAGCATCTGGCAGGGACAAGCAAAAGCCCGTGGCCCAGCTGGAGTGGGGTCTCTCAGCATCCCAGGAGCATGCCAAGACCAGGCCaactcccagctctgccctagAGGACAGGGTCGGTGGAGGAAGCCTCCAAGCAACAAGTCTGCAAAGGCCAAGTCATCTCCTTTTTCAGCTGGTGTCAGGCAGTGAAGACAACTAACCTTAGGACCAAATGACTCCCCAGGGCAAGGAGAGGGTATTTCCAGGTCAGCTGAGCCTGGAGGGTGATGCCTGAGGTGCACCGAGTTGGGGCAGTCTCAGCCTGTCAGTGCTGACATAGGAGAGCTGGTGGAGGATGGAGGATGGGTGATGGAAGAAAGGGTTCTGCTGGTGGTGAGGGGACCAAGGAGCTGCTGATGGATCTGGTGACTTCAACTGGGGGTCATGGGCCAGACAATCAACCTGCAAGTTGGCTCCTGGAGGTAGGTAGGAGATAAGGAANNNNNNNNNNNNNNNNNNNNNNNNNNNNNNNNNNNNNNNNNNNNNNNNNNNNNNNNNNNNNNNNNNNNNNNNNNNNNNNNNNNNNNNNNNNNNNNNNNNNNNNNNNNNNNNNNNNNNNNNNNNNNNNNNNNNNNNNNNNNNNNNNNNNNNNNNNNNNNNNNNNNNNNNNNNNNNNNNNNNNNNNNNNNNNNNNNNNNNNNNNNNNNNNNNNNNNNNNNNNNNNNNNNNNNNNNNNNNNNNNNNNNNNNNNNNNNNNNNNNNNNNNNNNNNNNNNNNNNNNNNNNNNNNNNNNNNNNNNNNNNNNNNNNNNNNNNNNNNNNNNNNNNNNNNNNNNNNNNNNNNNNNNNNNNNNNNNNNNNNNNNNNNNNNNNNNNNNNNNNNNNNNNNNNNNNNNNNNNNNNNNNNNNNNNNNNNNNNNNNNNNNNNNNNNNNNNNNNNNNNNNNNNNNNNNNNNNNNNNNNNNNNNNNNNNNNNNNNNNNNNNNNNNNNNNNNNNNNNNNGTATTTCTGGAGCATCCTCCTGCCTTGGCCCATCGTTTCTGGAGTGTCCTCTGTCTCAGCATCACCGTTTCTGGAGCATCCTCTGCACAGTGCCTCTGCATCGCTGCAGCTGTGCCCCGgtgccagctccagctcctggctccAGCCTTTGCAATAGCAAAGGGCCCTTATTCCGCCTTCACCTATCTCCtatctctcttccttcctcccacgTCTCTGCTCGATCACTCCCTTGAAGACACACACACCAAATCCGCTTGTTAGCCTATCCCTTCATCTAAAACCAATATGCAGCTGAATGCCGGAGATAATTAATTGATCAATTAGATAGAGAACTGCCTGTGCTCATGGCACTGCACACACGTGGAGGGGGAGGCTGTGCCAGCACACCTGCCAGCACAACTCCCCAGCACACTTCCCATGCCCGTGCGAGCCGGGGCTGCAGTTCACACCTAGTCGTGCTCAGGGTGTGCACACATCCAGCTGCAATCAGTGTGCACACATAGCCATGCACACCCAGCTGCATTCAACGTGCGTGTGCGCAGCTGTGCACACCTGACCGCATTGCATTCAGCGTGCACACCCAAGCGTGCACACACAGCTGCATTCAGTGTGCACACCCAGCTGTGGACACCCAGCCACACGCGCTGTATGCCTGCACACTGCTGTTTGGAGGGTGCTGAGCACCAGAGCTGAGCTCGGGGTGGCACACACCACTCCCGCCTCCCCTCCCATCTCCCGCACCCTGCTTCCTGCCCCAATTTGCTCACCAGCTGCAAGGACACATCTGCAGGGGTCCCACTGGAGGGGACAGGCCACCAGCCAAGGTGCCACCGGGCACTGGCAGCTCACGGGGCTGGGgccagcctgcctgccctggcgCAGGGACACAGTCGATTTGCAAGTGCAGCCATGCAACAGGGAGCCCAGGCTGCAGACCCACTAGCCCAGCCTGGACATGGGCAAGGGATGGGCCACCTTGTCACTATGCCACATGCCCCAGAGCCGTGTGACACTGCAAAGCTCAGGGGTGCCCACTCTGCTCCCTGGCAGGGTATGAGTGCTCCAAATCCTACCCaggggctcctgcctggctgaaCAGGATATCTCGGCTGCTGGGCACAGTGTGGGTGCCCCCCAACCTCCCACtcctcctgggtgctgctgtgcctgggtACCCCCAACCATCCCAGAGCACGAGGTGGGTTGCCGAGCGCCTGCGGGGGTCCCAGCTGGCAGGGTGGGTGCCCCAGCACCCGGCGGGGGGGAACACAGGCAAGGCTGCCGGGGAGGCAGGGCGCCGCAGGGAAGTAAATAATGCAGCAAACCCATGTCTACCAACCCCCTCCTCCACGGGCTTTGAAAAGCAACACATTACCCTGATCTCCAGACATGAGTTTTTGTCACCAAACAGGGTGATGAGGAGACTTTGAAGCAAATACAAACACCGGGAAAGGGAATACATAAGAAGAGAGTCGCGTgttctcttcagaaaacaattgCGGTGTCAACTACATGGAGCGGCTCCGCGGAGGGGGAGCTGCTCACCAGGAACCTGACAGCCCCAAAGGCCCAGAAATTAtcatcaaaataaagaaatcctCCCTCTGCTGACAGTGCTCCGGCGCCTTCCCCGCTCCCGGCTGCAGGGAGCCCAGGgtgccccttcccctcctgccctcgcACCCCGCATCGCGCCAGGTGCTGTGTGTCCCCCACCCCTGCGCCCCAGTGGGTCCCCTGCAGTGGCACCGCTGTCCCAGCTGGGGACACAGTGATCCTGAGCCCCTCTGCACCCACTTGTACTTTGCACACACGCTTGTCTTCTGCAAACGCACGCCTCGCATGCACGGCCCTGCCTTGCACGTGCACGCTTGCGCCCTGCGTGCAGACAGCTAGCACACCTTGTACAAGCGCTCACACCTCCTGCTTCATGCATACGCTCACGCCTTGCACAGGCACTCACGCCTTGCACACTCACACGCCGCACGCACTTTGCACATGCACTCATGCCCCGTGCATGCACTCAGACCTTGCACACCTTGCACGCTTCACCCCCGCAGTCCTACACATGCCCTACCTGTGTGTTCCCTTCTCCCTGACATCCTCCTTGAAGcagcataaatatatatatctgtatatgtatataaaggCAGCGCTATATATAGAGTGGAAGATGCTATCATTCTGTGGCAGGTCCCTCTCTGcggctgccagctcctgccggATTTTACTTGGGCATTTAAGGTGCCTTGGTAATTCGGGCAGGATTTGGGGGGTCTCCTTTGAGCTGGACCAGGCCAGTGTGCCCTGCGTGGGAAGGGCCACCAGCCACGTGTCCCCTGGAGCTcagggcagcccctgggagCCTGTCGTGGGGTGCTGTCCCTGCACCCCCtcagggagctggggaagggctgtCCCCAAGGGCACAGCTGGCACTGGGGGTGCCTTGGTGTGGGGGTCCTGCCACAGGACCCCTGGAACTTGGGGGAAGCGGCGGGGGGGCACCTCTGTGTAGCCACAGTCACCTCCTTGCCTTCAGATGCACATGCACTAATGCTCTGCACGTGCCGTCCCGCTCCATGCACACTTGTAGCACATGCACACTCACCCCTGCACAAGCACTCCCACCCTGCTCACACTTACCCCCTGCATGAGCACTCACACCCTGCTCACACTCATGCCCTGCGCAAGCACTCCTGGTCTACTCACACTCACCCCCTGCACAAGCATTCCCCCCTGTTCACACACAGTGTACACACCCTCCAGCCCTGCATGCTTTGTACACTTATTCATGCCTTGCACACCCACTCACCTCTCATGCACGCACTCATGGCCTGCGTGTCTGCTCACACCCGCCTTGTACTTTCACACCTTGCACGTGTGCTCAGCCACTGCACGCCTGATCACACCCTGCCCACGCACTCTCCCTCATGGTCCTCCTCGTGCCTTGCACACGTGCATCCTGGTGCACGCTCAGGGGTGCCTCCCTGGCACGACCACACTTCAACAGCCCGCAAACACGCCTCTTCCCATCCCTGCGGCTCCAGGCACTTCTCACCCCTTCCTGCACCCCCAGATCCCAAACTTTGCTGACGCCCCCCCACCCGTGGGGGCACGCTGTGGACTTGGGCATGCtggctcactcccccctgcATCCTGCAGACACCTCTCCCTGttccctccttcctgctctgctcatCCCGCATCCATCCTCCGTCCATCCCTTCATCCGTCCATCCCTTCATCCGTCCATCccttcatccatccatccgtccGTCTGCCTGACACCTTCCTGCACTCGGTGCTGGgcacccttctcctccctctttaTCTCTGGCTCCCAGCTGCTTCTCGCCCCTCCCCGTcactccctccatccctccttctccccatcccttgCTCCCGCAGCATCCCGCCGTGGTTATCGCTCCCTCGCAcacatccctcctccctccctcccttcttctgcTCATCCTTTCGCCCCTCTCACGCGctccccttcttccttttcctctccatctctcatcccctccatccccagatttctttcctttccatccctccctccttcccccacctcgCGGTCCAGCCTCGGGGCCGCCACCCCGCCCGGCCGCCCGTGTCCCCCGCGTCCCCCTCGCTCACGTGCCCCCTTGGCCCCTCGCCGTCCCTGCCGTGCCCCGTTTTACCCCGC
This portion of the Gymnogyps californianus isolate 813 chromosome 14, ASM1813914v2, whole genome shotgun sequence genome encodes:
- the ARAP3 gene encoding LOW QUALITY PROTEIN: arf-GAP with Rho-GAP domain, ANK repeat and PH domain-containing protein 3 (The sequence of the model RefSeq protein was modified relative to this genomic sequence to represent the inferred CDS: inserted 1 base in 1 codon) gives rise to the protein MGLISAEPLPHPAHGDANTHVTGCPEELRTGPGAVRDIPKWDGIDRDPAQTSSECSSSEGRSEDEETRSRLIDRIVQNDTEGYSTVEAPRAEGTPFSLPAHLYPDEVLDDLTISPYASFTSLSEPRPTMLSGWLDKLSPQGNYVFQRRYVRFDGKNLMYFSSEKEPYPKGVIPLSVIEMARSTKDNKFQVFTSHRIFVFRAENEAQRNEWCSTLQQKVTDQRLLGSRPRPANTAHCQKSGTLELKGQKSKVFAALSLPEMWLYKSEQFFKMGIGICLIEMRGSTIREAKNRGFELITPFKIFSFVAESEREKREWMEALQEAIAEMLYDYEVAEKIWSNKANKYCADCWAPSPDWASINLCVVICKQCAGQHRSLGSNISKVQSLKLDTSIWSNEIVQLFIVLGNDRANRFWAARLPAAEALYPDASTEQRRDFISRKYREGRYRLPHPHYATQEDVLQALCTAVAGPALLKTILQFFASSEAGLAADPVACEVAPGADLWWGSESKRPRNSSGSPRAREPGPEGVYNEITQPVTHSGYLYRATAPXKLPGARKSKEDFQRTWCSLERALLFFETEKCTEPLGHIESGDLISLGVNRAQALASPGPTERFRFTLELFLTGEKVQQLGTDGPETLQAWASAIGKWFTPVSCHCLLGYEFQRVGQLRYKCMLNPERWQQAFFILQKAHLFICPAEDDGAEDSINLRRLQELRLVPPAETPEKKELLILVEMGRTFYLQGLSRADSAAWYTDIQASAGGRGNALRDQQLSRGDIPIIVDSCIAFITQYGLRHEGIYRKNGAKSRIKVLMEEFRRDARNVKLRINDNFIEDVTDVLKRFFRELEDPVFTQELHPQWKEAAEISSKPQRLERYKELIHRLPRLNHKTLAALIGHLYRVQKCADLNQMSTKNLSLLFAPSLFQTDGKGEHEVKVMEDLIDNYVSIFNIDEDQVSQMDLENSLITTWKDTQLSQAGDLIIEVYLEQKLPDCCVTLKVSPTMTAEELTNQVLEMRNVAASLDIWLTFEALENGELERPLHPKEKVLEQALQWCKLPEPSTAYLLVRKVPIGEGSCLFTGVKRETPKCGLLKCREEPPKLLGNKFQERYFVIRDRRLLLLKEKRSAKPEREWPLDAAKVYMGIRKKLKPPAQWGFTLTLDKQQLYLVCSGQAELWDWTTSILKAQHDDLRPVIMRRRSSSDLAKQKFGTMPLVPLHGDSTDATMLSANQTLRRLHTRRTLSMFFPMKMHQDSLEEQQEKEADADPVYEEVGNFSELAALELGPGLLADLSAVPPVDRSKKPALFPEQPPATALRSSLPASPAQRVVGPSFTKALSLERGLNLESDKAPAQELRPTKTASLERNVEPSLALARDWEQAATLGSNPSTETSLEIPRKKNMQPPSPINNKLIQELSSVILRKNEGQPPGPGQPVT